In Rhizobium glycinendophyticum, the DNA window CGCACTCGCCCTCCTGCCCGTCGCGGGCGAAATAGCCCCATTGATTGGCCTTTCCCAGAACGTACTCGTTGCCGGCGATGTCATCCTGCTGGCCGCGCTCGCAGTCGTCCTGCTGCTTGCCAGCGGCAACGGTGTCACGATTGGTGGCCGGAGCCTGCGCCTCGCCGACAGCCGCACCATGTCGCGGCAATTCATCGTCACCGTGCTCGACATCGCCTTTTCCGCCTCCGTGCTCTACGCCCTGTTGCCTCAGGCCGCCGACATCAGCTGGCCGACATTCTTCGCCGTCTATGCCGTTGCAATCGGCATCGGCGTAATCAGCCACGTCCCGGCCGGGATCGGCGTCTTCGAAACAGTGATGGTGGCGGCGCTCGGCAACCAGTTGGGCACGGACGCCGTGCTCGCCTCTCTGGTCGCCTATCGTCTGATCTACTACGTCCTGCCGCTGATTGTCGCGATCCTCCTTGTCACGATCTCCGAACTCCGCCAGCTCGCCGCCACCCCCTTCTCCGCCGGTGTCGCCCGCACCGCCGGACGTCTCGCTCCAACGCTTCTTGCGACGCTCGCTCTGCTCCTCGGCGTCATGCTGGTCCTCTCCAGCGTCACCCCGGCGCCAGACGGCAACCTCGACGCCCTGTCCGAGATCCTGCCACTCCCGGTCCTCGAAGGAGCCCATTTCCTCGCCAGCATTCTAGGGCTATTGCTGGTCATCGTCGCGCGCGGCCTTGCCCAGCGCCTGGACGGTGCATGGTGGTCAGCCATCTTCGTGGCGTTGGCAGCACTTGTCCTATCCCTTGCCAAGGCCGTCGCCATCTACGAAGCCGCCATGCTGGCCCTTCTGCTGGTTGGCCTCGTCGCCAGCCGCCGCCTCTTCCGGCGCCCCGCCTCGCTGCTCCAGGCGCTGAATTCCGCCTGGCTGCTTGCCGTTGGGGTGCTGCTCGTCGGCGCCATCGCCGTCCTGCTCTTCGTCTATCGCGACGTCGAATACAGCCATGACCTCTGGTGGCAATTCGAGTTCTCCGCTGAAGCCCCCCGTTCGCTACGCGCCGTACTCGGCCTCACGATCTTCTCCATGGCAATCAGCCTGTTCAGCCTCCTGCGCCCGGCCACCTTCGCGGTGCCGCCCGCCGAGGCACCGGATGTCGACAAGGCCGTCGAGATCCTCGATATCAACGACATCGCCGATGCCAATCTCGTCAGAACCGGCGATAAGAGCGTCATGTTCTCGCCCGATGGCCAAGCCTTCCTGATGTATGCCCGCCAGGGCCGCTCCTTCATCGCTTTCCTGGATCCTATCGGACCGAAGGCCTCGCGCGACGAACTCGTGTGGCAATTCGTCGAAACGGCCCGTGCCGCAGGCTGCCGCGCCGTCTTCTACCAGGCCTCACCGGCCCTGCTGCCTGCGATCGCGGATGCCGGCATGAAGGCCTTCAAGCTCGGCGAACTGGCCATGGTCGATCTCTCCCGCTTCGACCTCAAGGGTGGGCGCTGGGCGACCCTGCGCCAGACCGCCACCCGCGGCGAACGCGACGGCCTCACCTTCGAGACCATCCCGGCGGATCAAGTGCCTGCGATCCTTTACGACCTGCGCCGCGTCTCCGACAGCTGGCTCGACCATCACCGCGCCCGCGAAAAAGGCTTCTCGCTCGGCGCCTTCACCGACGCCTACATGACCGCCCAGCCGGTGGCCATCCTGCGTTGCGAAGGTCGCATCGTCGCCTTCGCCAACATCCTGTTGACGGCCACCAAGGAAGAAGCCTCGATCGACCTCATGCGCTTTGCTCCCGATGCCCCGAAAGGCTCGATGGATTTTCTCTTCGTCCGCCTGATGAGCGAGTTGCGCGACCAGGGCTATCGCCATTTCAACCTCGGCATGGCGCCCCTTTCGGGCCTGTCGCGCCGGCAGGTCGCGCCCGTCTGGGACCGCATCGCCAACACCTTTTACGAGCACGGCGAACGCTTCTATAACTTCAAGGGGCTAAGAGCCTTCAAGGCCAAGTTCCATCCCGACTGGCAGCCGCGTTATCTCGCCGTGGCTGGCGGTCTCAACCCTGTCCTCGCGCTTCTCGACGCGACGCTTCTGATCGGCGGTGGACTGAAAGGCGTGGTGAAGAAATGACCTCGATCCTCAAAGCCTTCGCGCTGGTCCTGGCGCTATCGCAGGCATCCGTAGCCTTCGCCGAAGACGCCCCGCCGCTGGACACCGGCATGATCCCGGCACCGCTCACGCTCTTGCCCGACGACACCCCGAAAGCCCTGGTCGTGTTGCTCTCGGACAAGGACGGTTGGCAGGACGCCGATCAGCAGCAGGCCGAACGGCTTCAGGGCAACGGAGCGATCGTCGTCGGCATCGACACGCCGAAATATCTCGCCTCGCTGGCCAAGGACACAGGCGACTGCATCTATACCGTGTCCGATATCGAGGAACTCGGCCATCAACTGCAGCGCAAGGCCGGTAACTCGGCCTTCCTGCCGCCGATCATCGCCGGTCGCGGTCAGGGCGGTGCGCTGGCGCTCGCCATCCTCGCCCAGACGCCGAAAGCCACGATCGGCCAGACGCTCGCCCTGGATCCCGAAGCCGGGATCCCTGTGACCAAGCAGTTCTGCACGCCCGCCCAGAAAACCCTCACGGGCGACCGCATGATCTATGGTCTGACGGATGGCGATCTGCCGGATCCCGCTGTCGTCCTGTTGAGCCCGGCCGCCCCCGCCGATGGCCGCGACCATGTCGCAAGCCTGGTCGCCGCCCATCCGGACATCGACCAGCGCGACGTCAAGGGCGACGTGACCGACGCCTATTCCGACGCGATCGACGAACTGATTGCGCTGGGCAATTCCGCCGATACGCCGCTCGGCCTGCCATTGACCATTCTCGAGACCACGCCGACCCGTGACACTCTGGCGGTGATCTATTCCGGCGACGGCGGCTGGCGCGACATCGACAGCGAGGTCGCCACCAATCTCCAGGCCGATGGCATCCCCGTCGTCGGTGTCGATTCCTTGCGCTATTTCTGGTCGGAACGCACGCCGGAGGAAACCAGCGCCGATCTCGCCACCATCATGCGCACCTATCAGAAGCGGTGGAAGGTCCGGCACGTGCTGCTGGTCGGTTACTCCTTCGGCGCCGACGTTCTGCCCGCCGCCTATAACGGCCTCTCCGACAAGCTGAAGGCCCGCGTGCCGCAGATCAGCCTGCTCGCCGTCTCGCACCAGGTCGATTACGAGATCTCCGTCTCCGGCTGGCTCGGTGCCAGCGGCGGCAAGGGTGCCGGTGATCCGCTCAACGACATCAAGCGCATCGATCCGGCACGGGTCCAATGTTTCTACGGCGCCGACGAGGAAGACGATGCCTGCCGCGATCTCGTCGGCAGCGGGGTCGAAACCATCGAGCTCGACGGGGGACACCATTTCGATGGCGATTATCCGGCTCTGGCGAAACAGATCGCCGACGGTCTGACGAAACGCCTGGGGCAATAGGCGGCAAAAACTGCAAAAGGGGCCGCAGGTGATGCGGCCCCTTCTTTATGTGGCGATGATCTCAACCCCGAGACCTCAGGCACCGTCGAGACGCTCTAAGGAAGGCCTCAGGGGCAAGGCTGGCGGGCAGGATCGCAGACCGCCTCGCCTCTCTGGCGTCGGGGGATCTGGCGCACATTCTTCTTCTGCTCTTCCCCCCTGTGCGAAAAGTCCTCGCGCCGCCTGTTGTCGTTGCGGTCGGCATCCTGGTTCCGCGGACGGTTCATTTCCCGAGGCCGGTCGTTGTCGCGCCGAGGCGCCTCGAACCGCGGCGGGTCGTTGTCCGGTCGGCGGAAATCATTGTCGCGGCGACCGTCTCGGTCACGATCCCGGATCCGCTCACGATCCCAGTCCCGGTCGCGTTCCCGCTGACGATCGCGGTCGCGCCAGCCGTCGTTATCCCGCCAGCGATCGCGGTCTCGGTAGAACGAACGGTTGCGGTAGTGATCGTCCCAATAGCTGCCGATGCTGAAGGTCACGGTCGGGATTCCGAGCGGACGATAATATTGCGGATCGACATAGACGCGGCGCTGCGAATAGCTTGCCTGCAGATAGGAGCCGGACACCCAGCCGCGATAACCGGCATAGGCCACATCGCACCAATTGGCGCTGGACAGGCAGCCGCGAATATCGACCTGGCTGCCTACCGGAATGACAATCACCGGCGGATACTGCGTGCTCGGGCCGGAGCGCATGTTGACGTTGCCGGTCGAGAATGCGGGCGCTGCCTCGGCAATAGCCGGCAGGCCGACCGTCGAGGCCGCAACGGCGGCCATGAGCCAGAGTTTCTTCATGGGTGGATCTCCTGATGTTGGAAACGGCGAACCGTGACATGAGCAGCAAACGCGTGGCCCAGAGCCCGGGTTCCGTCTCCCCCAGCAGAGCGCGCCGCTGCGACGCCCGATACCCTTGACTTTGGGCCTCATCGGGACGAGTTGATGAGCCAGGCGCCGCAGGAGGTTTTCCACATGAGTGCAGACGCACGCACCACCATCGATCAGACCGAAGTCGACCGCTTTTCTGCCATGGCAGCCGAGTGGTGGGACCCGACCGGCAAGTTCAAGCCGCTGCACAAGATCAACCCCGTACGCCTCGCCTATATCCGTGACATGGTCTGCGCCCATTATGGCCGTGACCCGAAAAGCCACCGCCCACTCGAAGGCCTGCGCGTCCTCGACATCGGCTGCGGTGGCGGCCTTCTCTCGGAACCGGTCGCCCGCATGGGCGCAAGCGTTCTCGGTGCCGACGCCTCGGAAAAGAACATCAAGATCGCCATGACTCATTCCGCGCAAAGCGGCGTCGAGGTGGATTATCGCGCCGTTACCGCAGAAGCGCTCGCCGCTCAGGGCGAGACCTTCGACATCGTCCTCAATATGGAGGTCGTCGAACACGTCGCCGACGTGGAGTTCTTCCTCTCGACCTGCGCCTCCATGGTCCGCCCCGGCGGCTTGATGCTGGTCTCCACCATCAACCGTACGATGAAGGCGGCAGCCCTTGCCATCTTCGGCGCCGAATACGTCCTTCGCTGGCTGCCACGTGGCACGCATCAGTATGAAAAGCTGGTCCGTCCGGAAGAGATCGAAGGCCCGCTCGCCATGAGCGGCATGGGCGTTGTCGAGATGAAGGGCGTTTTCTTCAATCCCCTGCAGAACCAGTGGAACCTCTCGTCCGACATCGACGTGAACTACATGGTCCTGGCAAGCCGCCCGGCATCGGCCGCATGAGCACGCCGCAGGCGGTCATCGCCTTCTGGCGCGGAGCCGGTCGGGAGAAGTGGTTCGTCAAGGATGAGGCACTCGATCTTATGATCCGCGAGCGCTTTCTCGACCTGCATTTCCGCGCCGCCCGCAACGAACTGTCAGACTGGTGCACGACCGCCGAGGGCGCGCTTGCCCTGATGATTCTGCTCGACCAGTTTCCGAGAAATCTCTTCCGAGGCTCGGGCCACGCCTTCGCCACCGATCCACTGGCGCTGTCGCTCGCAAAGCAGGCGCTGGCCAAGGGTTTCGACCAACAGGTAGAACCGCCGATGGCGATCTTCTTCTACCTGCCCTTCGAGCATTCCGAGGACCGTGCCGAACAGGAACACAGCATGGCGCTGTTCACCGACCATCACGAGCGTGTCGGCGACGAAGAATGCCTGCGTTATGCCGTCGTCCACCGGGACATCATCGCCCGTTTCGGCCGTTTCCCGCATCGCAATCCGGCCCTCGGCCGGGAGACGACAGCAGAGGAACGCGCCTATCTCGACGCCGATGGCTTCAAGGGCTGAGGATCACACCGGCAAAGTCTTGACGATGGCCAGGAGATCCTGCTGGCCGATCAGGTTGTCTGCGCTCAACTGCTTCACCCGTGCGCGATCGAGCTGATACGGCTCCCCGTCGGGACTGAACGCATTCTTGAACGAAAAATGCGCCGGCGCAGGTCCATTGCGCATCAGTCCTTCGAACCGCTCCACAGCCTGCGACCAGGTCGGTCTGTCACCCGTGGGAACCCAGAACAGCACCAGCGGCGGCCAGTCTTGCTTGATATTCCATTGCCGCGCATGCTTCAGCGCATCGGCATGGACACCGGCATAACTGAAAGCCGAAAGGCTCTCGATATCCTCCCAAAGCGACAGGGAGGACACAGTGGAGCACCCTCTGAGATCGCCAAGAACAGTCGGGACGGCATGCTCACCCCAGCTCTCCGGCCCCGGCTCGCCTTCGTAGCCGGACCTGCCGACAAACCCGATTGCCCGCGCCGCCGCTTCGAAGTTGAACGGCTCCCGCAAGGCAAAACCTTGCACCGGGGCCGTGGCATAGGACTGGACATGAATGCCGAAATTATAGATCGCAAGATGATGCGAAACGGAACTCAATTCACATCATCCGGCAGGACCGGCAGCGGCGCGATCTCGATCCCTTCCTCGATCAGCGACTTCACCTCGACAGGTGAAGCCTGGCCGATGATGCCGCGGGCTTCCGCCTCGCCGTAATGGATCTTGCGCGCTTCCTCGGGAAACTTCTCGCCGACATCCTCGCTGCTCGCGCGGATCTCGCGGATGGCTTCCTTGAGCTTCACGAAAGCCTGCTTCTGCGCTTCGGAGACGGCGAGCGCTTGCGTCTCGTCTTTCTGTCGCGCGGTCGCGACCGCTGGCGCCATCAGCACCTTGGACACCTCCGCCGAACCGCAGACGGGGCAGGTCAGAAAGCCGGTTTCCTTCTGACGATCGAAATCGGCACTCTGCGAGAACCAACCTTCAAACTCATGGGCTTTCTCGCAGCACAGAGAGTAGCGGATCAAACCGTGACGCCTCCCTTGGCGAGCGCCGGTGCGACATCAAGCTGGAAGTCGCGCCCGTTCTTCAGGTTCGGGATCTTCGCCCGGCAAGCCTTGACCGCCTCGAGATCGACATCCGCAATGACCACAGCCTCACCGGAACCGCCGGCAGACGCCAGAACCTTGCCCCAGGGGCCAATGATCATCGAATGACCATAGGTCTCGCGCCCGTCCTCATGCACACCGGCCTGCGCTGCCGAGATCACATAAGCGCCGTTTTCGATGGCGCGAGCGCGAAGCAGGATCTCCCAATGCGCCTCGCCCGTCTGCTTGGTGAAGGCCGCCGGCGTCGTCAGGACTTCAGCACCCGCCATGGCCTCGGCCCGGAAGAGGTGCGGGAAGCGCACATCGTAGCAGACGCCGAAACCGAGCTTGCCGAAGGGCAGGTCCGCCACCACGGCCCGCTCGCCGGGGCGATAGACTGAGCTTTCACGCCAGCTCTCGCCATTGTCGAGATCGACGTCGAACATGTGGATCTTGTCATAGGAAGTTATCTTCGCGCCATCAGGTCCGAAGAGAAAGGCCCGATTGGCAATCTTCCCGTCGGCGAGCTTGATCGCCGTCGAACCCACATGCAGGTGGATCTTCAGTTCCTTCGCAAGGTCGGAGGCCGCCTTGACGATCAGATCGTTCTCTTCGTCACGCAGGATCGCGGCGAGCCCGGCCCGGTCCTTCTGCACGGCACCGGTCATCTCCGGCGTCTGCACATAGATCGCGCCCTGGGCAGCGGCGTCACGTACCAGCCGCGCCATGGCTTGCGCATTCTTCTCCGGATCGACGCCGGAACACATCTGGACGGCAGCGGCCTTGAACACCATGGGTCGTTTTCCTTAAGAGCAGTTCCACCAAACTGCGGTGGGGTTGCGTCAGAAACTGCGCAAAAACAAGAGTGAGAGCGTTAACCGGCGAGAAGCGGATCGAGCTTGCCGGCCCGGTCGAGCGCATGCAGGTCGTCACAGCCGCCGACATGCTGTTCGCCAATGAAGATCTGCGGGAACGTATTGCGGCCCGATTTCGAAATCATCTCCTCGCGCAGCTCCGGCTTGCCTGTCGCATCATGCTCGACATAGGCGACCCCCTTCTTGTCGAGCAGCGCCTTTGCGCTGGCGCAATAGCCGCAGAACTGACGGGTATAAACGGTGACATTAGCCATGGAAAAACTCCTCACGTGAGGGGCACCGAAAAGTGCTGTGCGGGACCGGATCTCTCATATAGGCGCGGACAAAGCCCTTGCAAAGGTCAAAACCGTGACGTCAGCAGCCCCTGCCTTCTTCAGCGCCGCGGTTGCAGCACCGACCGTTGCCCCGGTCGTGTAGACGTCGTCAATCAAGATGAGCCGGCGCCCGAACACCAGATCCTCGCGCCCCTCCGGCACCAGAAACGCACCGCGCACGTTGAGCGCGCGCTGGTTGGCCGTCAGCCCCACCTGCTGCTGCGTACGCTTGCGCCGGATCAGTGCCTCGGCGAGAAACGGCTTGCCCGATTGCCGCGCCACATGCCGCGCCAGTTCCGCCGACTGGTTGAACATCCGCCGGAACATCCGCATCCGGTGCAGTGGCACTGCAACAACCCCGTCAGCCGCCGTAATCTCGGCAGAGGCCGCCCGCACCATCCACGCCGCCATCATCGGCGCGAGATCCGTCCGATCGCGATACTTCAGCCCATGCACCAGATGGCGTGCCACGCCTTCATGCAGTGCCACCGAGCGCAGGCGGTCAAAGACCGGGGGATGGGCAATCGCCTCGGGCGAAAGCATGTCCTCCCCCGGATCATGCGCAAACGGCAGACCCAGCACCTCGCAGAACGGCCGCTCGATCAACCTCAGTGTCGACCAGCAGTCACTGCAGAGCGCGTTGTGCGTCAGGATCTGCATATGACAATGCGCACAGGTCGGCGGATAAACCAGATGAAACAGCCCACGCAGCATCATCCCGGAACGATCCAGGCTGACGGAAAGTGATTTCTGCACTAAGTGAGCCAGCATGCGATGACTTTACGCCCAGTGAGGCGCACAGCCAATGCGTGTCAGCCAGGGAAGACCGCCATGAATGAAATTTTCGATGAAGCTTTGATCGCCCGTAACCGCGGCCGCGCCTGGGAGAAGAGGGCCGAGGGTGCCGATTTTTTGCTGGAACTGACGGCGCGCGAACTGGGCGATCGCCTCTCCCTCGTCGAGCGCCGTTTCGACAAGGCCGCCGAACTTTTCGGCGCAACGGGTGTGGTAGCCCAGACAGCGCTTGCCACCGGCAAGATCGGAGATCTGGAGCGCATTGAAACCAATGCGCGCCTGCTCGACGAGGGCAGTGGACGCGTCACCAACTTTGAGAGCGTCCCCCTCGAGCCCCAGTCGGTCAACCTCATCCTCTCCCCGCTCTCCCTGCACTTGACCAATGACACGCCGGGCATGCTGATCCAGATGCGCCGCGCGCTGAAGCCGGATGGCCTGCTGCTCGCCGCCATTCCGGGCGCAGGCACATTGGCCGAACTGCGCGACGTCCTCTTGGCAGCGGAGACCGAGATATACGGCGGTGCAAGCCCCCGCGTCGTGCCCTTCGCCGATATCCGCGACATCGGGGCGCTCATGCAGCGCTCGGGCTTCGCACTGCCCGTCATCGATGAGGAGAGTTTTACCGTCCGCTACGACCACATCTTTGCGCTGAT includes these proteins:
- the mprF gene encoding bifunctional lysylphosphatidylglycerol flippase/synthetase MprF translates to MTSSAEFSPPRDGAEPEASASLLNRYARPLAAVAILVVFAAVGYAIYRLTEEVTYADVVNGLRSTSPTSIALAILFTALSFATLCLYDINALSHIGRRRPWAEVALTAFSAYAVGNVAGFGALSGGAIRYRAYSRAGLSPDDIGRIIAFVTISFSVGLVLVTALALLPVAGEIAPLIGLSQNVLVAGDVILLAALAVVLLLASGNGVTIGGRSLRLADSRTMSRQFIVTVLDIAFSASVLYALLPQAADISWPTFFAVYAVAIGIGVISHVPAGIGVFETVMVAALGNQLGTDAVLASLVAYRLIYYVLPLIVAILLVTISELRQLAATPFSAGVARTAGRLAPTLLATLALLLGVMLVLSSVTPAPDGNLDALSEILPLPVLEGAHFLASILGLLLVIVARGLAQRLDGAWWSAIFVALAALVLSLAKAVAIYEAAMLALLLVGLVASRRLFRRPASLLQALNSAWLLAVGVLLVGAIAVLLFVYRDVEYSHDLWWQFEFSAEAPRSLRAVLGLTIFSMAISLFSLLRPATFAVPPAEAPDVDKAVEILDINDIADANLVRTGDKSVMFSPDGQAFLMYARQGRSFIAFLDPIGPKASRDELVWQFVETARAAGCRAVFYQASPALLPAIADAGMKAFKLGELAMVDLSRFDLKGGRWATLRQTATRGERDGLTFETIPADQVPAILYDLRRVSDSWLDHHRAREKGFSLGAFTDAYMTAQPVAILRCEGRIVAFANILLTATKEEASIDLMRFAPDAPKGSMDFLFVRLMSELRDQGYRHFNLGMAPLSGLSRRQVAPVWDRIANTFYEHGERFYNFKGLRAFKAKFHPDWQPRYLAVAGGLNPVLALLDATLLIGGGLKGVVKK
- a CDS encoding virulence factor family protein, with translation MTSILKAFALVLALSQASVAFAEDAPPLDTGMIPAPLTLLPDDTPKALVVLLSDKDGWQDADQQQAERLQGNGAIVVGIDTPKYLASLAKDTGDCIYTVSDIEELGHQLQRKAGNSAFLPPIIAGRGQGGALALAILAQTPKATIGQTLALDPEAGIPVTKQFCTPAQKTLTGDRMIYGLTDGDLPDPAVVLLSPAAPADGRDHVASLVAAHPDIDQRDVKGDVTDAYSDAIDELIALGNSADTPLGLPLTILETTPTRDTLAVIYSGDGGWRDIDSEVATNLQADGIPVVGVDSLRYFWSERTPEETSADLATIMRTYQKRWKVRHVLLVGYSFGADVLPAAYNGLSDKLKARVPQISLLAVSHQVDYEISVSGWLGASGGKGAGDPLNDIKRIDPARVQCFYGADEEDDACRDLVGSGVETIELDGGHHFDGDYPALAKQIADGLTKRLGQ
- a CDS encoding SH3 domain-containing protein — encoded protein: MKKLWLMAAVAASTVGLPAIAEAAPAFSTGNVNMRSGPSTQYPPVIVIPVGSQVDIRGCLSSANWCDVAYAGYRGWVSGSYLQASYSQRRVYVDPQYYRPLGIPTVTFSIGSYWDDHYRNRSFYRDRDRWRDNDGWRDRDRQRERDRDWDRERIRDRDRDGRRDNDFRRPDNDPPRFEAPRRDNDRPREMNRPRNQDADRNDNRRREDFSHRGEEQKKNVRQIPRRQRGEAVCDPARQPCP
- the ubiG gene encoding bifunctional 2-polyprenyl-6-hydroxyphenol methylase/3-demethylubiquinol 3-O-methyltransferase UbiG, with product MSADARTTIDQTEVDRFSAMAAEWWDPTGKFKPLHKINPVRLAYIRDMVCAHYGRDPKSHRPLEGLRVLDIGCGGGLLSEPVARMGASVLGADASEKNIKIAMTHSAQSGVEVDYRAVTAEALAAQGETFDIVLNMEVVEHVADVEFFLSTCASMVRPGGLMLVSTINRTMKAAALAIFGAEYVLRWLPRGTHQYEKLVRPEEIEGPLAMSGMGVVEMKGVFFNPLQNQWNLSSDIDVNYMVLASRPASAA
- a CDS encoding DUF924 family protein — translated: MSTPQAVIAFWRGAGREKWFVKDEALDLMIRERFLDLHFRAARNELSDWCTTAEGALALMILLDQFPRNLFRGSGHAFATDPLALSLAKQALAKGFDQQVEPPMAIFFYLPFEHSEDRAEQEHSMALFTDHHERVGDEECLRYAVVHRDIIARFGRFPHRNPALGRETTAEERAYLDADGFKG
- a CDS encoding DUF3291 domain-containing protein produces the protein MSSVSHHLAIYNFGIHVQSYATAPVQGFALREPFNFEAAARAIGFVGRSGYEGEPGPESWGEHAVPTVLGDLRGCSTVSSLSLWEDIESLSAFSYAGVHADALKHARQWNIKQDWPPLVLFWVPTGDRPTWSQAVERFEGLMRNGPAPAHFSFKNAFSPDGEPYQLDRARVKQLSADNLIGQQDLLAIVKTLPV
- a CDS encoding DUF1178 family protein; the encoded protein is MIRYSLCCEKAHEFEGWFSQSADFDRQKETGFLTCPVCGSAEVSKVLMAPAVATARQKDETQALAVSEAQKQAFVKLKEAIREIRASSEDVGEKFPEEARKIHYGEAEARGIIGQASPVEVKSLIEEGIEIAPLPVLPDDVN
- a CDS encoding carbon-nitrogen hydrolase family protein, with the translated sequence MVFKAAAVQMCSGVDPEKNAQAMARLVRDAAAQGAIYVQTPEMTGAVQKDRAGLAAILRDEENDLIVKAASDLAKELKIHLHVGSTAIKLADGKIANRAFLFGPDGAKITSYDKIHMFDVDLDNGESWRESSVYRPGERAVVADLPFGKLGFGVCYDVRFPHLFRAEAMAGAEVLTTPAAFTKQTGEAHWEILLRARAIENGAYVISAAQAGVHEDGRETYGHSMIIGPWGKVLASAGGSGEAVVIADVDLEAVKACRAKIPNLKNGRDFQLDVAPALAKGGVTV
- the grxC gene encoding glutaredoxin 3, which produces MANVTVYTRQFCGYCASAKALLDKKGVAYVEHDATGKPELREEMISKSGRNTFPQIFIGEQHVGGCDDLHALDRAGKLDPLLAG
- a CDS encoding ComF family protein — its product is MMLRGLFHLVYPPTCAHCHMQILTHNALCSDCWSTLRLIERPFCEVLGLPFAHDPGEDMLSPEAIAHPPVFDRLRSVALHEGVARHLVHGLKYRDRTDLAPMMAAWMVRAASAEITAADGVVAVPLHRMRMFRRMFNQSAELARHVARQSGKPFLAEALIRRKRTQQQVGLTANQRALNVRGAFLVPEGREDLVFGRRLILIDDVYTTGATVGAATAALKKAGAADVTVLTFARALSAPI
- a CDS encoding methyltransferase domain-containing protein; the protein is MNEIFDEALIARNRGRAWEKRAEGADFLLELTARELGDRLSLVERRFDKAAELFGATGVVAQTALATGKIGDLERIETNARLLDEGSGRVTNFESVPLEPQSVNLILSPLSLHLTNDTPGMLIQMRRALKPDGLLLAAIPGAGTLAELRDVLLAAETEIYGGASPRVVPFADIRDIGALMQRSGFALPVIDEESFTVRYDHIFALMRDLKAMGMANPLIGRSRKPVSRRFFMRAAELYAERYADPDGRIRATFSIIFVSGWAPHESQQKPLKPGSAKMRLADALDPNRSLPSAKEEKD